One region of Halomicrobium sp. LC1Hm genomic DNA includes:
- a CDS encoding EamA family transporter translates to MSLDSTGYAAVAMVSWGLWAVFVELAMSRSSHRPVLLLSYGFAAVLVVGYSATTGAGFDISASVVALSLAGGLFAGGGTLAYYLALEHGGVGTATTITALYFVVAAIIGVTLLDEPLSASKVVGIGLAVASVVLIS, encoded by the coding sequence ATGTCTCTCGATTCGACCGGCTACGCCGCTGTCGCGATGGTCTCGTGGGGCCTGTGGGCGGTGTTCGTCGAGCTCGCGATGTCGCGGTCGAGCCACCGTCCGGTCCTGTTGCTCTCGTATGGCTTCGCCGCCGTCCTCGTTGTGGGCTACTCGGCGACGACCGGAGCGGGGTTCGACATCTCGGCGTCGGTGGTGGCGTTGAGCCTCGCTGGCGGCCTGTTTGCCGGCGGTGGAACGCTCGCGTACTATCTCGCGCTGGAGCACGGCGGGGTGGGAACGGCGACGACGATCACCGCACTCTACTTCGTCGTCGCGGCCATCATCGGCGTGACGCTGCTCGACGAACCGCTGTCGGCCTCGAAGGTGGTGGGCATCGGACTGGCGGTCGCGAGCGTGGTCCTGATCTCCTGA